The following proteins are encoded in a genomic region of Bradyrhizobium sp. SK17:
- a CDS encoding NAD(P)/FAD-dependent oxidoreductase yields MSEAIKTDVLIIGAGPCGLFAVFELGLLDMKVHLVDILDKIGGQCAELYPEKPIYDIPGIPMVTGQGLTDQLLEQIKPFGPTFHLNEMVESIEKIGDPLFRVKTDGGKEFEAKVVVISAGGGSFQPKRPPVPGIEAYEGTSVHYAVRKMEQFRDKSILIVGGGDSALDWTLNLHPLAKRITLLHRRDDFRAAPHSVEQMRTLVADGKMDLRIGQVTGLEGASGQLTGATLKGNDNAISTIACDTMLPFFGLTMKLGPVANWGVELENNLVPVDTAAFETNVSGIFAIGDINTYPGKLKLILSGFHEGALMAQKAHRYVYPDKRLVFQYTTSSSSLQKKLGVN; encoded by the coding sequence ATGAGCGAAGCGATCAAAACCGATGTGCTGATTATTGGCGCGGGCCCCTGCGGACTGTTCGCCGTGTTCGAACTGGGTCTGCTCGACATGAAGGTGCATCTGGTCGACATCCTCGACAAGATCGGCGGCCAGTGCGCCGAGCTCTATCCGGAGAAGCCGATCTACGACATTCCCGGCATCCCGATGGTCACCGGCCAGGGCCTCACCGATCAACTGCTCGAGCAGATCAAGCCGTTCGGGCCGACCTTCCATCTCAACGAGATGGTGGAGAGCATCGAGAAGATCGGCGATCCTCTGTTCCGCGTGAAGACCGACGGCGGCAAGGAGTTCGAGGCCAAGGTCGTGGTGATCTCGGCGGGCGGCGGTTCGTTCCAGCCGAAGCGGCCGCCGGTGCCGGGCATCGAGGCCTATGAAGGCACCTCGGTCCATTACGCCGTGCGCAAGATGGAGCAGTTCCGCGACAAGAGCATCCTGATCGTCGGCGGCGGCGATTCCGCGCTCGACTGGACGCTCAACCTGCATCCGCTCGCCAAGCGCATCACGCTGCTGCACCGGCGCGACGATTTTCGCGCGGCGCCGCACAGCGTCGAGCAGATGCGCACGCTGGTCGCCGACGGCAAGATGGATCTCAGGATCGGTCAGGTCACCGGGCTCGAAGGCGCCAGCGGCCAGCTCACCGGCGCGACGCTGAAGGGCAACGACAACGCGATCTCGACCATCGCATGCGATACCATGCTGCCGTTCTTCGGCCTCACCATGAAGCTCGGCCCGGTCGCGAACTGGGGCGTCGAGCTGGAGAACAACTTGGTGCCGGTCGACACCGCAGCGTTCGAGACCAACGTGTCGGGCATCTTCGCGATCGGCGACATCAACACCTATCCTGGCAAGCTGAAGTTGATTCTGTCCGGCTTCCACGAGGGCGCGTTGATGGCGCAGAAGGCGCATCGCTACGTCTATCCGGACAAGCGACTGGTGTTCCAGTACACAACATCGTCATCGAGTTTGCAGAAGAAGCTCGGAGTGAACTGA
- a CDS encoding thioesterase family protein, producing MNAPVRADDAPRLEDFPYRLSDNVRFADLDPNGHVNNAVYASYFETGRVTLVKDRSMGLMPAGLGWIMVRLDIHFRAELHWPGQIELGLGLVKFGRTSTTFDQVVFSEGRCVASAKAITVMIDEATRRPTPLPAEVKENFRRWVRRGVNPDGE from the coding sequence GTGAATGCCCCTGTCCGCGCCGACGATGCGCCGCGCCTGGAAGACTTCCCCTATCGGCTGTCCGACAATGTGCGGTTCGCCGATCTCGACCCCAACGGCCACGTCAACAACGCCGTCTATGCGAGCTATTTCGAGACCGGCCGCGTCACGCTGGTGAAGGATCGCAGCATGGGGCTGATGCCGGCGGGGCTCGGCTGGATCATGGTGCGTCTCGACATCCATTTCCGCGCCGAACTGCATTGGCCGGGACAGATCGAGCTCGGGCTCGGTCTCGTCAAGTTCGGACGGACATCGACCACCTTCGATCAGGTGGTGTTTTCGGAAGGGCGCTGCGTGGCGTCGGCGAAGGCGATCACCGTGATGATCGATGAGGCGACGCGGAGGCCAACGCCGCTGCCGGCGGAGGTCAAGGAGAACTTCCGCCGCTGGGTCCGTCGCGGCGTGAATCCGGACGGCGAGTAA
- a CDS encoding 2Fe-2S iron-sulfur cluster-binding protein — translation MAKIHFIDHSGEKRTIEIENGATVMEGAIRNAIPGIEAECGGACACATCHVYVDEAWREKVGAPSPMEEDMLDFGFDVRPNSRLSCQIKVTDDLDGLVVSTPERQA, via the coding sequence ATGGCCAAAATCCACTTTATCGACCATAGCGGCGAGAAACGCACCATTGAGATCGAGAACGGCGCGACGGTGATGGAAGGCGCGATTCGCAACGCCATTCCCGGTATCGAAGCCGAATGCGGTGGCGCCTGCGCCTGTGCGACCTGCCACGTCTATGTCGATGAAGCCTGGCGTGAGAAGGTCGGTGCGCCGTCGCCGATGGAAGAGGACATGCTGGATTTCGGCTTCGACGTGCGCCCGAACTCGCGGCTGTCCTGCCAGATCAAGGTGACCGACGATCTCGACGGATTGGTCGTGTCGACGCCGGAACGGCAGGCCTGA
- a CDS encoding Hpt domain-containing protein — translation MPLHLERVEWTQSPPLAPGGGPIDVDHLQRMTLGDPALEREVLAMFSTQSARILGELAALPPEAATHAHTLKGSARAIGAFGVAEAAAQLETALGSGSDPAQPLAALGAAIAEARTAIELILGR, via the coding sequence ATGCCGCTTCATCTCGAACGGGTTGAATGGACCCAATCGCCACCGCTCGCGCCCGGCGGCGGGCCGATCGACGTCGACCATCTCCAGCGCATGACGCTGGGCGACCCGGCCCTGGAACGAGAGGTGCTGGCCATGTTCTCGACCCAGTCGGCCCGGATCCTCGGTGAGCTGGCCGCCTTGCCGCCGGAGGCGGCGACCCATGCCCATACCCTCAAGGGGTCGGCACGCGCGATCGGCGCCTTCGGCGTCGCCGAGGCTGCCGCCCAGCTGGAAACCGCGCTCGGCAGCGGGTCCGATCCGGCCCAGCCGCTTGCCGCGCTCGGGGCTGCCATCGCCGAGGCGCGCACCGCGATCGAGCTGATTCTGGGCCGCTGA